From Leptospira limi, one genomic window encodes:
- a CDS encoding LA_0442/LA_0875 N-terminal domain-containing protein, protein MKTLLFILIVAFAFPVFAINTVILKNGKTLKGKVTDQNEKGLTIQTSDGIQTITKFQILKVVYKDVSEQEAEKIRIAEEKKLREKEEKEKAKLEKERLIAEAKEQKSLEEEAKLAEQAKLLEEKKLESQAEKDAKAEAEWLATRKLGPSPAASECGGRLALIWRSALIPGWGQFCGGYYVSAGTFSSMFFGTLIYTLGPLRTEEKNAKSHYDTMVLLNQIGGPGTRLTAQNISLPSEFLAGYIETSITDDLIVKSKNDAKGTNTKYLAGLGTASIIYITNIIHAYMIGRDTYPERPVVQSGGKQFKEGWDFESSWDKPQGVNVYRPQFNSIYAELRYSVLF, encoded by the coding sequence GGGAAAGTAACGGATCAAAACGAAAAGGGCCTCACCATCCAAACAAGTGATGGCATCCAAACCATTACGAAATTCCAAATTCTAAAAGTTGTGTATAAAGATGTGAGCGAACAAGAAGCAGAAAAAATTCGCATCGCTGAAGAGAAAAAACTCCGAGAAAAAGAAGAAAAGGAAAAAGCCAAATTAGAAAAGGAACGTTTGATTGCAGAAGCAAAAGAACAAAAGAGCTTAGAAGAAGAAGCCAAACTTGCAGAACAGGCAAAACTTTTGGAAGAGAAAAAACTAGAATCTCAAGCTGAAAAAGATGCCAAAGCAGAAGCAGAATGGTTGGCAACGAGAAAACTTGGTCCGTCACCAGCAGCTTCCGAATGTGGAGGTCGATTAGCGCTTATTTGGCGATCTGCTCTTATTCCTGGTTGGGGGCAATTTTGTGGCGGGTATTATGTATCCGCGGGAACGTTTAGTTCTATGTTTTTTGGAACTTTAATTTATACCTTAGGTCCCCTACGCACCGAAGAAAAAAATGCAAAATCACATTACGATACAATGGTATTATTAAACCAAATTGGAGGACCAGGAACACGCCTTACTGCACAAAACATTAGTTTGCCGAGTGAATTCCTAGCAGGTTATATCGAAACCTCCATTACCGACGATCTAATCGTAAAAAGTAAAAATGATGCAAAAGGAACAAACACAAAGTATCTAGCAGGACTTGGCACGGCAAGTATCATCTACATTACAAATATCATACATGCCTACATGATTGGAAGAGATACATACCCAGAAAGACCAGTAGTCCAATCTGGAGGCAAACAATTCAAAGAGGGATGGGATTTTGAATCTAGTTGGGACAAACCTCAAGGTGTAAATGTATATCGACCTCAATTCAATTCGATTTATGCAGAACTTCGGTATTCAGTTTTATTTTAA
- a CDS encoding alpha/beta hydrolase translates to MKKTLSWILLILAFCLLVASYFLSEQILTPSYPRASDEENLSKQISFSEFKLPTPESIRFQNGRLRLRGWYFKNPKKQNCGVIFLHGLSNFKIQMLPYSTPFWKRGCSLFLYDARAYAESDGKYSTFGYHEKLDLERAVEYFSEIDNTPEDRIGIFGIDLGASTALQFADGQYEIGFVIADTPFKDMRSYVEHRYERLYSRLIRLITPLSLSIAELKGDLLVDDVSPLNAAKLITKPVLILFPNDGDKTQKEDAELIVSNLKATSKKLATYSTKKNSLDQNTIISPEYELILQNFLKEIKFIK, encoded by the coding sequence ATGAAAAAAACTCTAAGTTGGATTTTACTCATTCTCGCCTTCTGTCTGCTAGTTGCTTCTTATTTTCTTTCCGAACAAATTCTAACACCTTCCTATCCAAGAGCATCGGACGAAGAAAATTTGAGTAAACAAATCTCTTTTTCTGAATTTAAGTTGCCTACTCCGGAATCAATTCGTTTTCAAAATGGACGTTTGCGATTGAGAGGCTGGTATTTTAAAAATCCCAAAAAACAAAATTGCGGGGTGATTTTTTTACACGGATTATCCAATTTTAAAATCCAAATGTTACCGTATTCCACACCGTTTTGGAAACGTGGTTGTAGTTTGTTTTTGTATGATGCCAGAGCTTATGCGGAAAGCGATGGTAAGTATTCCACATTTGGATACCATGAAAAATTGGATTTAGAGAGGGCAGTTGAATATTTTTCGGAGATAGACAATACTCCAGAAGATCGGATTGGAATTTTTGGAATCGATTTGGGAGCTTCAACCGCTTTACAATTTGCAGATGGACAATACGAAATCGGATTTGTGATCGCAGATACTCCCTTTAAAGACATGCGGTCTTATGTGGAACATCGTTATGAAAGACTCTATTCTAGATTGATTCGATTGATTACTCCGCTCAGTTTATCGATCGCGGAACTAAAAGGTGATTTATTAGTTGATGATGTTTCACCATTGAATGCAGCAAAATTAATCACCAAACCAGTTTTAATTTTGTTTCCTAATGATGGAGACAAAACACAAAAAGAGGATGCAGAATTGATCGTTTCAAATTTAAAAGCGACTTCCAAAAAATTGGCAACTTATTCGACAAAAAAAAATTCATTGGACCAAAACACAATCATTTCACCTGAATATGAATTGATCCTTCAGAATTTTTTAAAAGAAATTAAGTTTATCAAATAA